GAAATGGAGGACATGTTGGGCAGAAAAAGGATCAACGGACGGTCTCCGTCATCTTCCTCGCTCTGTTCGTCGCGGCTGTTAGGGTTTTATTAGGGTTAGGGAGGTCTGGTGGTTTCTGATTTCTGATTCCAAATCAAAAAGGCaaagtaataatttttttcctcaaagGGAATCGATTCTCCTCCGCTCGGAGTATAAATACAGTGGGAAAGGATTGTATCGTTCGATCACGACGATCGAGAAATTTTCTCGCACTGTCGCCGCGTGATTCTCTCTCcgtccctctctctctctctatctggGCTTCATTGCCCTGTGGCCGTACAAATCCATGATCGTCTGCGCTGCTGCTCCATGGACCCTTCTCCAGCTCACACTACCCCAGACCATGAAGAGGATGAGTGGGGTACTGTTCTTTCTCTCCGTAATTCAGCTCCTTCACTCTTGTGGCTTGTTTGATTATCGGGAATTTGATTGGTTGCGACCGAAAAGCTTAAATTTTGGAGGTTGCGGCGGGCCTAGAATGATTGGGAGTGTGCTGGGTTGTTGAATTCTTGTTTGCAGTGCTTAGTTAATCTGGCATTGGGACGTATCAATGAAGTCTTTACTGGAAACCCGGCATCAAAATTGTATAAATTacccaaatttttatttttgccgCTCTTGCTTTCCCGTGGATTGTTGGTGGTGAAAATCTTGATTGTGTGTTTATGTGATAATGTAGGAATTCTTATCCATGGCTGATTTTTGTAGAGAGATTAACTGTTCAGATTACTTAGGTTTGAATTGTATCTGCCTGCATTGCGGGACTGAGGTTGATTCTTGTCTAATGTAGCGGAAATTCTCTTGTAGTTGAAGATTTCCAGGCTAATTGATGTTCGGGTTTGTGATTTTTCTTATCCATGTATCCTTTCAACTAGGAGATTGAGACTTTTCCAAAACTCGAAGCAGTAGATTATATTATTTACCTTGTTTGCAAGGAGCTGATTGGTTTCTGCATTCTTCACAGACAATGATGGGTTCGTGATTCCGAGTTTGGAAATAGGCGAGACGGTTCCGGAGGAACGCGATGATCCCCATTTAGAAACCTCGACAGCCACTTCTCCAAAGGTCAGTTTCTAGAGCCCCTTTAAGCATTGACTGCGTAGTGGAAATGCTTCGGGTTGGTTGCAAGGAATAATATCAGTGTGCAGGTTTTATTTCTAGCCGATAAAGGAAATGTCAGTGAGAGATGGGGAGTGCTATTTACCAACCGATAGGAGAAACTGAAGTCTCATATAGAATTTTAGAGAGTTTTAATGGGTTCACGTCGTTCGTTTTAACACGGATGTCCTGTTTACTAATACTGACTTATTGAGGTCTGTGGATGGTTTTTATAAAATCGAAAACTGGGAAGACAAAATTTTCTTGGAGGCAGAGGCTAGCGAATATCTATCCCAAGGAAACTCTGAATTTTTGTTTATGGCGTTTATTGGATTTTCAGCAggcaaagaaagaagagaacaTATACCTGGGACCCCATGGGGCGCCTCCTTCACAGTCAAAGCAGCAAGTTGCGAACTCATCAAATAACCGAAAGCAGCGGTTCAAGCAGAAACTGAAGGAAGCAGATGGGAGGATCAAAGGGTCGAGGCGAGAGAACAAGGTGGAGAGTCTGAGAGAGCTTGTGGGAAGTGGACCGAGATTGAATCCTAACATGTCGAAGGGCTCTTCCCGGGACTGGCTCGACTCGCATTGTCAGGAATCTCAGTTTGAGAAGAAGTGGCATCCTCAGTGAGGCATTGCTCATATCATTATGATCCTTGATATCTTATGAAATCTTTTATCGAGGGAGTCGACTGTGCAGGCGAATCTCATCGTATACATTGAGCTCTGTATTTGGTTATTTGGGGTCCTTTCGGGATTTAGACCTTCATAAACGACATACTAAGCTATGTTAGCTCCGTTCGTTGGGGCTGGAAATTTCCCATTTACTGGTGTATTTCCTCTTAAATACACGAATCTACTCAGTTTCGGTGATCTGTTCACACAATAAAATGATAGCAGTAGTACAATAAGTATGCATTGATATAATATCGTGAAACTGCATCTCTTTACCAAGCAGCCTAGCAAAGAAGCTGTTTCGGTCTCCTCTGGTCCGACCACTTTCAATATATCTTCGACGGGGCGCAAAAATATAATCCGATAGTACAGGCATCAATAACTCATGCAGCGGTAAACTTCCAATGTACATCGGAAATGTATTAGGTGAGTCTATTCAAACCGATGTATTAGGTGAGCCAATTCAAGTGATTTTATTCATGTTTGCGAGctcatcattattattgtcGTCGTCGTCGTGGCTATTATTGTTGTAGCCATATGTTTCACGGTTGCGGGATTGCTGTCACGATATACGATAAGCagatcactttttttttttttttctttttatgaatataaataatCACTTTACTATGATTGCTATAGGATTGGATTgccaaaaataaattactaatattgaattaatatattatatttatatgacaattttcttacaaaaataaattattaattattaaaaagaaaagagagagggagaaccTATTCccaaataatgaaataaagaatTGCTGAGTGGGCCCACCCACGACCCGTTGGGAAGCCCACGCAGCCCAATACCGCTCCCCACGTAAATAACACGAGGACGGGAATAACGAATCCCAGCCGTCGGAATTCCAAAGGTATCCCTCAGGCAACAGATCTGGACCGCCCGTCCCCATCGCGGAtttaatcttgcatttaaaatCCGGATTTGAAATCCGACTTATTCAATAGCTCCGCTCAGTCGTTCGTTCGGATGCCAAATTcgcagaagagagagagagagagagagagggaagctGAGAAATGGAGTGTGAGAGTGGAAGCTGAGGACTTCTCCCACCCCCGCCCGTGCCCTAATTCCTCGAATAACCACTGCGTAAGTCCTCGTCTCCTCGCCTTATCTCTACCCTCAATTTGTCTGCTTCAGGCTCGCATGGCAATTTGCAGCTCTCCTGCTAGCTTCGTTCGGCTAGGGTTTTAGTTTCGGTTGTGCAAAAAGGCTGTGAATTTTGCTCGAGCACTCGAATTTCGGGCCCTGCTGGTAACCGCTGCTTGGCGTGTGGTTGACGATGAATTCTTGTTGGGATATGGAAACCCCGAGTTTTgcatttcaaaaaatttgtTACTTTCTATTGGGCTGTCAGGAGTTTTCGAGCGAACCCAGAAATGAGCTTCTTTTTGCGGAATGGAGCTGCAGCGCCGCTCGAGCCTTTTCTCGAGTGTTGTAGCTGTTGCTTGCGTTGCAACCAAGAAGCCTCATGTCGGAAAGTTTCGTTCTTTCTCCTGTATGAA
Above is a window of Punica granatum isolate Tunisia-2019 chromosome 7, ASM765513v2, whole genome shotgun sequence DNA encoding:
- the LOC116215642 gene encoding uncharacterized protein LOC116215642 isoform X2 — its product is MDPSPAHTTPDHEEDEWDNDGFVIPSLEIGETVPEERDDPHLETSTATSPKAKKEENIYLGPHGAPPSQSKQQVANSSNNRKQRFKQKLKEADGRIKGSRRENKVESLRELVGSGPRLNPNMSKGSSRDWLDSHCQESQFEKKWHPQ
- the LOC116215642 gene encoding uncharacterized protein LOC116215642 isoform X1, producing the protein MDPSPAHTTPDHEEDEWDNDGFVIPSLEIGETVPEERDDPHLETSTATSPKQAKKEENIYLGPHGAPPSQSKQQVANSSNNRKQRFKQKLKEADGRIKGSRRENKVESLRELVGSGPRLNPNMSKGSSRDWLDSHCQESQFEKKWHPQ